A region from the Aegilops tauschii subsp. strangulata cultivar AL8/78 chromosome 5, Aet v6.0, whole genome shotgun sequence genome encodes:
- the LOC109758694 gene encoding uncharacterized protein — protein sequence MASSKVPLPRLHRLLLPFALLLLLLLIASRQAEGRASPPAAAPPPPRRGASLRSQARALLHWKSTVEYITHMGSWRDDGTHPCNWTSITCGDTQSRRGTTVKVIRGISLGGAGIAGRLDALSFQSLPYLVNLDLSDNYQLSGAIPSAIGSLSMLSTLNFSGDQLDGSIPPSICSLGRLTHMDLSINNLTGHIPPALGNLSRLAFLYLPGNRLSGSIPWQLGQLENMRKMDLRWNVLSGHIPSSFANLTNLNYLELSGNSLSGPIPEELGQVKTLQALSLAQNNLNAAIPPSLGNLTMLSFLHIYQNQHTGPIPVELGMLSSLIELDLSQNHLTGSIPSSVAGNLTSLTYFSVWGNNITGFIPHEFGNLVNLEALLLSKNFIVGSIPSSIGNMSSLSQILINTNNISGELPTELGNLANLEIIDSYENQLSGPIPQSFGKLESMREMRLFNNQLTGSLPSALPNLTSLVLIELNDNKLTGHLPDLCRSKKLQVFQVFNNKLDGPVPKGLRDCSSLTSLGIGNNQMEGDITEAFGVYPHLKSIGLYLNRFVGQLSPNWGSCQNLTSIYFANNMIEGSIPSEFGELKNLGWLDLGFNRLNSEIPVEIGKLSNLYWMNLGHNQLSGQIPKQIGRLGNLEVLGLSSNLLSGEIPEEIGNCLKLRSLYMHNNSLSGSIPGSVGNLASLQSMFDLSMNSLSGPIPSELSKLEMMIYVNFSHNQFSGTIPSSIASMQSLSVFDVSYNFLEGSVPKGIHNASAQWFLHNKGLCGDLVGMPPCNLPPVDHRKRHENTILSVVLLMFVATISIATAVIAFLICRKKTSQKTEYASKRDVFSVWSFDGRMAFEDIINATDNFDEKHCIGQGSYGSVYKAELQDEQVVAVKKLYPGDEDAHDEERFQHEIEMLTKIRQRSIVKLYGYCSHPQYRFLVCQFIEKGNLASILSNEELAIQFNWQRRTALVRDVAQALTYLHHDVQPPIIHRDITSRNILLDAGYKGFLSDFGIARILKPDSSNWSALAGTYGYIAPECSYTSLVTEKCDVYSFGVVVLEVLMGKHPGEIQAFHSSLNDQFLLEEILDKRLPRPETEANDVKQCISVAFDCLTPSPKQRPTMQKVHRDLSI from the exons ATGGCGAGCTCCAAGGTGCCACTGCCACGGCTACATCGCCTGCTTCTCCCGTTTGccctgctgctgcttcttcttctcattGCTTCCAGGCAAGCCGAGGGTCGCGCCTCGCCTCCAGCtgcagcaccaccaccaccacgccgcggCGCTTCGCTGAGATCCCAGGCCAGGGCGCTTCTCCACTGGAAATCAACCGTCGAGTACATCACGCACATGGGGTCCTGGAGAGACGACGGCACGCACCCGTGCAACTGGACCAGCATCACCTGCGGTGACACTCAGTCACGCCGAGGAACCACGGTGAAGGTCATCAGAGGAATCTCCCTGGGCGGTGCCGGCATTGCAGGGCGGCTGGACGCACTGAGCTTCCAGTCACTCCCTTACCTCGTCAACCTCGACCTCAGCGACAACTACCAGCTCTCCGGTGCCATCCCTTCTGCCATCGGCTCTCTTTCCATGCTTTCCACCCTCAACTTCTCCGGTGATCAGCTCGACGGCAGCATACCTCCGTCCATCTGCAGCCTTGGGAGGCTCACGCACATGGACCTCTCCATCAACAACCTCACCGGCCACATCCCTCCTGCCTTGGGTAATCTCTCAAGACTTGCTTTCCTTTATCTACCTGGGAATAGGCTCTCAGGCAGCATCCCATGGCAGCTCGGACAGCTTGAGAACATGAGAAAGATGGATCTGAGATGGAATGTCCTTTCTGGCCACATACCTTCCTCCTTTGCAAACCTGACAAACCTCAACTATCTGGAGCTTTCCGGTAATAGTCTGTCAGGACCTATACCTGAAGAGCTAGGCCAGGTCAAAACCCTGCAAGCACTATCCTTGGCACAAAACAACCTCAACGCCGCAATTCCGCCCTCCCTTGGAAACCTCACAATGCTCAGCTTCCTGCACATATATCAGAACCAGCACACCGGCCCGATCCCGGTAGAGCTTGGGATGCTCTCCAGCTTGATTGAGTTGGATTTGTCACAGAACCACTTGACCGGCTCAATTCCTTCTAGTGTTGCTGGAAACCTTACTTCATTGACCTATTTTTCTGTTTGGGGTAACAACATCACTGGATTCATCCCTCATGAGTTCGGAAATCTCGTGAATCTCGAAGCACTCCTACTCTCAAAAAATTTCATAGTTGGATCAATACCGTCAAGTATTGGGAACATGTCTTCACTCAGCCAAATACTAATAAATACCAATAATATATCCGGGGAATTGCCGACCGAGCTTGGGAATTTGGCAAATTTGGAAATAATTGATTCTTATGAAAACCAGTTATCCGGCCCAATCCCTCAAAGTTTTGGGAAATTGGAGAGTATGAGAGAAATGAGACTGTTCAACAATCAGCTCACTGGCTCTTTGCCTTCAGCACTCCCCAACCTTACCAGTTTGGTTCTCATTGAACTGAATGACAACAAGCTGACCGGACACTTGCCAGATTTGTGCCGGAGTAAAAAGCTACAGGTTTTCCAAGTTTTTAATAACAAATTGGATGGTCCTGTCCCAAAAGGTTTGAGGGATTGCAGTTCACTAACATCCCTTGGAATCGGCAACAATCAGATGGAGGGAGACATAACTGAAGCATTTGGGGTGTATCCACATCTCAAAAGCATTGGTTTATATTTAAATAGGTTTGTAGGGCAACTCTCACCAAATTGGGGCTCATGTCAAAACTTGACGAGTATTTATTTTGCAAACAACATGATAGAAGGTAGTATACCTTCTGAGTTTGGGGAGCTAAAAAATCTTGGATGGCTCGACCTCGGTTTCAATAGGTTGAATAGTGAGATACCGGTAGAAATTGGCAAGTTAAGCAACCTGTATTGGATGAACTTAGGACACAATCAACTATCTGGCCAAATCCCTAAGCAAATTGGCCGACTGGGTAATCTTGAAGTTCTTGGTTTGTCGAGCAATCTGTTAAGTGGTGAAATACCAGAAGAGATCGGGAATTGTTTGAAACTGCGGTCATTATATATGCATAACAACAGCCTTAGTGGAAGTATTCCTGGAAGTGTTGGCAATTTAGCTTCCCTGCAAAGCATGTTTGATCTTAGTATGAATAGTCTCAGTGGACCAATACCATCGGAACTCAGCAAACTAGAGATGATGATCTATGTGAACTTCTCACACAATCAATTCAGCGGTACCATCCCTTCCTCGATTGCAAGCATGCAAAGCCTATCAGTTTTTGATGTATCCTACAACTTCCTAGAAGGCTCTGTCCCAAAAGGGATCCACAATGCATCAGCTCAATGGTTTCTTCACAACAAAGGTCTTTGCGGAGATCTTGTTGGCATGCCCCCTTGTAATTTACCCCCGGTGGATCATAGGAAAAGGCATGAAAATACCATACTATCAGTCGTTCTGCTTATGTTTGTTGCTACTATTTCGATAGCAACAGCTGTAATTGCCTTTTTGATTTGCCGCAAGAAAACATCTCAAAAAACTGAATACGCAAGCAAAAGGGATGTATTCTCTGTATGGAGCTTTGATGGCAGAATGGCATTTGAGGATATTATCAATGCAACTGATAATTTTGATGAGAAGCATTGCATTGGACAGGGATCATATGGCAGTGTTTATAAAGCAGAACTTCAAGATGAACAAGTGGTTGCAGTAAAGAAACTATATCCAGGCGATGAAGACGCGCATGATGAAGAAAGATTCCAGCATGAGATTGAAATGTTAACAAAAATTCGCCAACGCAGCATCGTCAAGCTATATGGGTATTGCTCTCATCCACAGTACAGGTTCCTTGTATGCCAGTTTATAGAGAAAGGAAATCTTGCTTCTATCTTAAGCAATGAAGAACTAGCAATCCAGTTCAACTGGCAAAGAAGGACCGCTCTGGTAAGAGATGTTGCCCAAGCCCTCACTTACCTCCATCATGATGTTCAGCCGCCCATAATTCATCGAGACATCACAAGCAGAAACATCTTACTAGATGCTGGTTACAAAGGATTTCTCTCGGATTTCGGTATTGCAAGAATTTTAAAACCCGATTCGTCAAATTGGAGTGCGCTAGCGGGGACTTATGGCTACATAGCACCTG AATGTTCCTACACTTCTCTAGTTACAGAGAAGTGTGATGTGTATAGCTTTGGTGTGGTGGTGCTCGAGGTGTTGATGGGCAAACATCCAGGAGAGATACAAGCTTTTCATTCTTCACTCAATGACCAATTTCTTCTGGAAGAAATTTTGGATAAACGACTTCCCCGACCAGAAACCGAGGCGAACGACGTGAAGCAGTGCATCTCTGTGGCATTTGATTGCCTAACTCCTTCACCCAAACAAAGGCCAACTATGCAAAAAGTTCATCGAGATCTTTCCATCTGA